The following is a genomic window from Bombus fervidus isolate BK054 chromosome 15, iyBomFerv1, whole genome shotgun sequence.
GGCCTCTTTCTTTAATGGCAAATTCTCTAATTCAACTTCACCTAATAtaagatattttcattttactatTAAACTTCATTGAATGAAtactattaaatttcaatgtacGCTTAAGGAGATTTGGTTTGAAACTAAATAATCCTATCTAACAATCAGTGATATAATGCACAActaattctaaatttttaaataatataagggAAGTAATATCAGCGAggtatttcaataaaaatcaattctTATATTACATGAATAAATTAGGAAGAAAAACATAACCTTACCAGAGAGTAAAGCGATACTCAATTGATcggtatttaaattttccacgtATTTCCCGAGATAATTGTTTAACACCCAGGCAACGAGTCCTTCCAACATTTTGAAGGATTGTAAAGTTCCTTAACAGCTACAAGGAACAACTTATATACAAAAGCAAGCATAAGTATATTCTGTATAGGTTATATTCGTCGAAGTTTCgttcaaattttcgaaattcacGATGTAATAGCGATTATTGGTCGTACGATCGGCGAGATGTAGCTCTGCTCGAGCAGAagtaacattttttacatcgaaatactatttcttttattacgaAAGCCACGAGACCTCCCGTTAACGATACAGATCATATCAAAGAAGCTTCATCGATCGTGAACACCATTGTGCCGAATGTACAACAATTTCGACATCACGTTAAGAACTTTGAAACTTGCgattatttataatgaaacGCAACTTTTTTTCTGCAATGTAAAATTCTGATCAAATTGCGAACTATGTAGGAGGGGGAATAACGTTACGTATATTATTAgtagaatatataaatgtttaagtAATTATAGGTAATTTAAATACcagatatatattaaatatttatagtaaaCTACTCGTTATACTGTTCAGAAGATAAAGaacatacaaatataaatttgtatacatTAAATACATTCACAGTCTAATTTTTTaagttactcgcggactcggAATTTgtgtaattgaaattttctaaatcatTAAACAAGTTAACGGAAGAGCCATTACTTGTACTAATGAAAATTGAACGTGTTTGTTCATatagaattgaaaaaataatttttatgcaacTTGCACATCATAATTTGCACAGGACATCACATAATTTTTATGCGACTTGAACATTGAGTGAACATTGAACATGACTTGAATTGAGTTTTATTAACCAATGAGAACTCTATTTCCGAATatttctctatatatataacgaaTCTGTTGTATTTTTGCAGTCATAAATATaactgaaagaaaaaatattcgattagaCTTTTTTCTCTCATTTATTACAGGAGATATAAAAACCATCCTCTTAAAAAACTTCAGATGTAACCATcatatgaataattaatatatatatcttctaTCTTGCCCTTCATCTCGGTTCCaaatgtttcattaaataaatataaatctattgTCACAAACTTAAATATGCAACATAAATGCACTTTAATGATAGGTCTGACTAAACGCCTTCCTattctccttaaaaacaacaTAACTGATTATCTCGTACGTTTCATTAACGTTAAATTTATTCAGCCTTCGATTTTGTGTCTTCCTTATAATGTAAGAACACCAGAGAAAATAAGAACACACCGCCCATCATTGAAAACGCACTTATATAATAAGGGAATGCACTGGGTATGAAGCGTTCATATTGAGTGTGTTGCAGAGGACGAACAGATACTTGAGTGGTACTGTACAGATGCGTCAAACCAATGCGGGTATAATCTACTTTAAACTGATAAACTCCGTAAACGTCAGGGATTTTAAATCTCGCTTCATATCGACCATCGCCTACGGGTTTCATGGTCATACGAACGAAAGGATCTATTCTAACGAATTCTAATTGTAAATCATTTGTTTCATAAGGAATCCATTTGTCTTTTGCTAGTTTCTGAATTTCGATAGAATAAACTACATCATCCATGATAGTATAAGCTGCTGGAGGTGCAAGTTCTCCAACTTTATGGTGATGAACAGTGGAGACACGGATCACGCCATTCTCCTTGAACACCCAGCGAGCGATCATCGTTGCTACGGCTTCATTTCCAGATTTCTCGTATTTTTGGCCACCtgtatatcatttttaatgtttaatacaTGATCACAAGgaagaattataatatttaacttatTTTTTTACCTTGAACTTTCTGAATAGAACTGGAGAAAGCTTCATCACTAAAAAAGTATAATGAACCAGAGAATACTACTCTGGCATTATTCCTTGCTTGTAGAGCAGCAATCAACAATGTATTTTTGCCTACTGCATGTGGATACTCCTTTATGGGAGTCTGTGGATTGTAAGAGTATGCTGAACTAGATGCTGTTAGTAAACGTAAAATTAAAGGATTTTCTATATCTGCAATCAATCCAGTTCCTTGGTAGAGTAAAGGTGGTACGTTTTTGCTTCCAACAATTGCAGAAGCATCTATTAAATTGACAGAGTCTGCTACTATTTTTGTATGGTAACCACTATCAGAAATATCATAATTTAAATGATCAATAACCGCAGAACCTTCTTCATCAATTTCAAAACCACATTCGGAAGCTAATTCATGAAGAGCATCTCCAGACTGAGATGAACCAGCAACCAAGACATTACCACCACCATCAATGAAGTCTGTTATTGCTTCAACACTCAATATTCCTCCAAACTCTTCCACAGAAGGggcaaatattattaaatgctGATACAAATATTCTCCATACTTGGAAAGCTGTAGATTAGCATCATCTGCTAATTTAAATGTTAACGTGTATCCACTATctacaaaaattttttaaattactaacAACCTAACCTCAAATATTCTGCAAGCTATACCATATCtgtgtaattaaatatcatataatacaATTAGATACGTTTAATGTTGTCATaactcgaagaaaaataataacaaagttTAAGGTAATTGGCAATAAATGacatttcattgaatttgatagctaaatatttacatacccTGTAGAGTCTTGAAAAATATGGAATGTGTTTCTTTTATGGCTAAATTATCGAGTAAAACCAATGTAGGTCCCCCAGCATTCGTTACTCCGAATATTGTaacaaaacaaagaaatttgtttataaatctcattataaattatacacaATATCCTTGTGCCACGAGACCGGTTCTACTATCTTAAACAAGCGGTTCCATTTACAACACGTAACCAAACGGAAGTTATCCATTTTGCGGAAATGACATGCTTATGTTTTGAAACATACggattgaatttattatttagtattatcCGGTATTACTCAATTTACTAATgataaagatattttcttttacttaaaatatgtattagtatatattactatgtattatacatactGTACGATGaatagtattaaatataaattatactgaTATAACCTTACACATCATTAAGTATTTTCTTTTACCCAAATTAAATTTAcgtatacattattatattatacatgtatgtcatgcaatgttaaatatattactgtTATAACCCAAAACGTcagaattttataacatttaaaatccCCGCCAGAAATGTCAAAATGAATTCTGAATCATATTTGTGGAGTATCAAGCCGGGTACGTAACAGATAGAAGTCTTGcgtaaaaaaatgataaagagatattaattttagtgAATTACAATCTCGATCAAGAATTCATGAGAATAACCAATTAATTTAACTCATACGTCATAAAATGTTGTATACAATACTATAGAGCCATTCTCGATTCAACGATGCTTCGTGAAGTTGCcttgaataatttcaaatgaagATACTATACTAATGACGTTAGCaaaaaagcaagaaaaaattttgtttacgtATAAAGGAAGTAGTTTATGTGGGAAAAATgcacgtatatataatatcatacaAGCAGAGTGATCATTGTCACGCATGCTCGAATGCGTTTTAAATGTCAAAACTGTGCGAATTTATCCACATTTTATTCGCATCGAGAATCGACGAGATTATCCCAACTGTAGAGTTCGCATAAGTAATGTCTTTGCTGCGTGCCCTGCACGACTATCAAAGTGCTATGGCCAAACCGTGTTACAAGCTGAGAACTTCTCTCTTCGGACACACATCCGACGTGAGAGCTATAGCGACTTTCGCTGACGGAACTATAGTTTCTACTTCAAGGGATGAGACTGCACGTATTTGGAAATCAAGCGGGTATTTAACCTGTTTAAGTATTTTACCACACCAGACTCTTTCATGACcccaaacaaaattttttatataaataagtaatgagatgaaaatttgttttataagatctttactttgtaataaatttgtatattaacaTATGTGACTTGAATAAATACGTTAAGAAAATATGAGCTTGATTTCGAACAATAAAGTTCATCATAAAAGAGTTTGTCATTGcaaagaaattcttttttacttattcTATGTAAATCGTACTTCTTACATgaatgtatattgtataaacattttgcaggaataataaaaattatgaacaTACTGCAACTTTGAAAGGACATTCCAACTTTGTCACTTCTGTGTGCGTTATAGATCCTTCAGAGCAAAACCCCATAGGTTTTATTATCACTGGTAGTCATGATAAAACCATACGTATCTATGTTTCACACCAAACAGAGCCCATAAACATTATAAAAAGTCACCAGGATACTGTTTGCAAATTAACAACTGGTACAAAAGAAGGAACATTCTTGTCAAGTTCCTGGGACATGAGTGCAAAATTGTGGAGCCTGAGTGACTTAAGTAAGCCACAATTAAACTTGCTAGGTCATACAGCTGCTGTATGGTGTGTAGCAGACTTGTCAAGTGGATCTATTGTAACTGGATCAGCAGATAAGCTTGTTATAGTATGGGCAAGTGACGGTTCAGTACAGCATAAATTAACCGGACATACAGATTGTATTCGTGatatttctgtaataaatAGCAATGAAGTTTTATCTTGTGCCAATGATGCCACTGTACGTCATTGGAACGTGTCTCTTGGAACTTGTTTAGGAACTTACTGTGGACATGAGAATTATATCTATAGCATTTTAGCCTTAGAAAATGGTACAAGTATATTTACTTGTGGCGAAGATCGGACACTTAGGATATGGCATAATGCAGAACTAAGTCAAACCATTACTTTACCCACCCAATCTGTGTGGTGTTTGGCTTTACTTCCTAATGGTGATATAGTTACTGGAAGTTCTGATGGAGTTGTTAGGATATTTACATGTAATCCTGAAGAATATGCAGAGCTAGAAGAATTGCAAGAATTTGAGCAGCAAGTAGCCAGTGTTAAGCTTAATGCTCAACAAGAGCTAGGTGGGATCAAAGTTAAGGAGTAAGTGAAGTAGCTAAGAAGTgaatcaaattataaataataagctAAAATCTTAATTTATATGTTAACAGTTTACCAGATGCAAAAACCTTGCTACAACCTGGTCAAAGAGACGGTCAGACCAAAATAGTAAACGATGGAGATGCTATAAGAGCATATAGCTGGTCTCAAAATGAACAAAGATGGATAAAGATCGGTAATGTCATGGGTGCTTCGGGTGGTAGCGTAGCTACGTCTGGAAAACAGCTTTATAATGGCATAGAATATGATTATGTGTTCTCTGTGGACATACAGGATGGTGTTCCTCCATTAAAATTGCCCTATAACAATGATCAGGATCCTTGGCACGTTGCGCAGAAGTTCCTTCACGATAACAGTCTTAGTCAATTATTTTTAGATCAGGTATAAAGCTTGAGATAGATGCTTGCTTTTttgataagaaataatttttatggcaatttattttcatttataggttgcaaattttataataaaaaattctcaatCCGCACCAGTTATGAAAACTGATGCTCAATATGCTGATCCTTTCACAGGAGGCAGTAGATACATTCCTCAATCGACAGCAAATACAACATCACAAGAATCTACAAGACCAGACACACCAAACTCCTCAGACACAACTGCACCGTCTTATATTCCTCATACAAAATACTTGAAACTGGAACAGGCTAATCTATCTCAAATTTTAGGTACTTTCTATTACTTTTatcttatacatttttataatgaaataaattaattaatttgatacTCTTTCATAGAGAaactaaaagaattaaatggCAAACAAAGTGATCCTCTCAAGATGTCAAGTGACAAATTGGAGTCCTTGGTGAAACTTGCTGGAGACGAAGCTCCTGAACAATTGAAAAGTGATACATTGAACACTTTGAAGACACTCTTGAATTGGCCGGATGATGTATTGTTTCCTGTGCTCGATATTACCAGGCTCGCAGTACTCTGTAGAGAAGTGAATGATGTACTATGTACAGAGGAGCTTCTACAGATCGTAAAGAAGCATATCGAATCTAACGCGCTTCCTTCTAACCAAATGCTTACTTTCCGTTTGCTGGCGAATATGTTCAGTCACGAAAGAGGTGAAAAACTATGTCTTAGTTCTAAAGATGAGATACTGAAACTTCTATCAGAGTTGGAATCACttacaaacaaaaataatcaGGTATGAATAGCATAGAAGAGTGAAGATTTATATAttggtataaaaaatttatattgtacGATTAGTTgatgaaattaattcgtttGGATATTTTCAGGTGGCAATTTCAACttatatattgaatttaactGTGGCtctgaataaatataatgatacTCTCGGTAAAACACAATGTTTAAATGCAATGATCTCTGTGTTACCACGTTTAAACGAGCCTGAAGCAGTGTTCAGAACTCTTGTTGCAATGGGAACGCTTTTAAGTACAACATCAAATTCAGAAgatcaaaataatttaataaaagcaGTACGACAATCGGAAGTTGCATTAAATATACTTCAAACTATGTCAGAAATTCGAGTTCCAACAAACAAGCTGGCAAATTGTTCGAAACAGATAAtcagtttaattatttaaaacataaaatatatatgaaaaaaaattggaaaaaaaacAATTACACGCGGAATCCAAGACTTGAAAACAGTTAAGTGTtgtaattaacaaaaaatttctCACCAATATTGCGTTAAATAggtttcttatattttttgcaATCTGAtgatttaaacattataattatctcattGCTAATAAAAGTACATTTTGCCATATTTGAGAAACAATCTTCGTTCAcccaaaaaagaaaacacgttccactttcttccttcttctttttttccttttataaacATCAGTTGCTTTCATTTCAGTTCAGGTAAGAATAAGctgtatattttgaaatgaaaattaatcaattaaaatatatgtacaacgatgaatataaaataataatttatgtaatatacataatatttgattaaatcGTTCGAGCGTTACGCCCGACAAACATACAACAGACAACAGTGTAATAGTAGAATATTGTTATTACATTAAcgtcaaatatatatatatacatatatatatatatatatacacttttttttgttttccctAGTTGTATATCAATTCACCCTCGTGAGTGAGCCGAGGGCCGATTACAACTTTGTAGTTAAttacaatgaaaaataataacattcaCTGTGTACACTCATTAACTTCAATTATGCTCGATGAACAATACATACAATACACGAAAGATAGTTTTTTTatcctttgtttcttttttacagtATCATCAGGTAATTTGTGGCTCGTGGGAATGTGAATATGCGATTTCCGTAatcttttttcgttctttgttttttttcttacaaaaataatttgaaatatataatctgAGATCTGTAAGATAATAGAAACAGTATTGGATCGTAcaattaagaatttttttagtATTTCAAATTGCTATACATCGTCGTATATGTGTATCTATAATTAATCAGtgtctcttcct
Proteins encoded in this region:
- the Plap gene encoding phospholipase A2 activator protein, producing MSLLRALHDYQSAMAKPCYKLRTSLFGHTSDVRAIATFADGTIVSTSRDETARIWKSSGNNKNYEHTATLKGHSNFVTSVCVIDPSEQNPIGFIITGSHDKTIRIYVSHQTEPINIIKSHQDTVCKLTTGTKEGTFLSSSWDMSAKLWSLSDLSKPQLNLLGHTAAVWCVADLSSGSIVTGSADKLVIVWASDGSVQHKLTGHTDCIRDISVINSNEVLSCANDATVRHWNVSLGTCLGTYCGHENYIYSILALENGTSIFTCGEDRTLRIWHNAELSQTITLPTQSVWCLALLPNGDIVTGSSDGVVRIFTCNPEEYAELEELQEFEQQVASVKLNAQQELGGIKVKDLPDAKTLLQPGQRDGQTKIVNDGDAIRAYSWSQNEQRWIKIGNVMGASGGSVATSGKQLYNGIEYDYVFSVDIQDGVPPLKLPYNNDQDPWHVAQKFLHDNSLSQLFLDQVANFIIKNSQSAPVMKTDAQYADPFTGGSRYIPQSTANTTSQESTRPDTPNSSDTTAPSYIPHTKYLKLEQANLSQILEKLKELNGKQSDPLKMSSDKLESLVKLAGDEAPEQLKSDTLNTLKTLLNWPDDVLFPVLDITRLAVLCREVNDVLCTEELLQIVKKHIESNALPSNQMLTFRLLANMFSHERGEKLCLSSKDEILKLLSELESLTNKNNQVAISTYILNLTVALNKYNDTLGKTQCLNAMISVLPRLNEPEAVFRTLVAMGTLLSTTSNSEDQNNLIKAVRQSEVALNILQTMSEIRVPTNKLANCSKQIISLII
- the Ost48 gene encoding dolichyl-diphosphooligosaccharide--protein glycosyltransferase non-catalytic subunit Ost48 translates to MRFINKFLCFVTIFGVTNAGGPTLVLLDNLAIKETHSIFFKTLQDSGYTLTFKLADDANLQLSKYGEYLYQHLIIFAPSVEEFGGILSVEAITDFIDGGGNVLVAGSSQSGDALHELASECGFEIDEEGSAVIDHLNYDISDSGYHTKIVADSVNLIDASAIVGSKNVPPLLYQGTGLIADIENPLILRLLTASSSAYSYNPQTPIKEYPHAVGKNTLLIAALQARNNARVVFSGSLYFFSDEAFSSSIQKVQGGQKYEKSGNEAVATMIARWVFKENGVIRVSTVHHHKVGELAPPAAYTIMDDVVYSIEIQKLAKDKWIPYETNDLQLEFVRIDPFVRMTMKPVGDGRYEARFKIPDVYGVYQFKVDYTRIGLTHLYSTTQVSVRPLQHTQYERFIPSAFPYYISAFSMMGGVFLFSLVFLHYKEDTKSKAE